The genomic interval CCGCGTCCACGGCGCGGAAGCTCACCAAGCCCCCGTTGCGCTGCATGCCCGCCACCAGGCGCTCGAGCTCACGCTCGTCCAGCAGGCCCTCCACGGGGCGCAGGCCGATGCCGTCGTGCGAGGCCGTGAAGTTGAAGAAGGTGCAGCCCGGTGGCGGTGTGCGCAGCGACGCGGCCCACGCCGTGAGCGCGGAGGCGTCGCCCGCGTAGAGCGCGTGCAGCAGCAGCGGCGGCAGGCTGAACTGGTACACCATGTGGGCTTCGTCGCCGGCGCCGAAGTAGCTGAGGTTCTCATCGTTGGGGACGTTGGTCTCGGTCAGCAGGATGACGTCGGGGGCCACCATGTCGCAGATGTCGCGCATGAGCTTCACCACGTCGTGCGTCTCGTCCAGGTGGATGCAGGGCGTGCCCAGCCGCTTCCAGAGGAAGGCCACGGCGTCCAGCCGCACAATGCGCGCGCCGCGCTCGATGTAGGTGAGCAGCACGTCCACCATGGCCAGCAGCACGGCGGGGTTGCCGTAGTCGAGGTCGGGCTGGTCACGCGAGAACGTGGCCCACACGTGCTGCGTGCCGCGCGCGGTCTCGAAGGGCTGCAGCAGCGGATGCGTGCGCGGGCGCACCACCTGCGACACGTCCGTGTCGGCTGGGAGCGTGTGGAAGAAGTCGTGCCCCGTACCCTCCCCACGCACGAAGGCCTGGAACCACGCGCTCTCGCTCGAGCAGTGATTCAGCACGAGGTCCATCATCAGGTCGTGCTGCGCGCCGATGCGAGCGATGTCGTCCCAGCTCCCGTGCGCGGGCGCGACGGCCTTGTAGTCGATGACGGAGAAGCCACCGTCCGAGCTGGACGGGCAGAACGGCAGGAAGTGCACCGTGTTCACGGCGCCCGCGAGCTGCTCTTCGAGGAAGCGGGCCAGCGTGCGCAGCGGCGCCTCCCCGGCGCGGCGAATGGAGTCGGCATACGTGATGAGCACCACATCGGCCTGGCTGTAGCGCGCCCCCGACCCGTGCGGCGGCCTGCGTGGGTGCGCGTCCATGCGGCGCAGCAGGTCGTCCAACACGGCACGGGCGCGGTCCGCGTAGAGCAACCGCAGTCGCGGGAGAGCGCGCTCGCGAAAGCGCGCCGCGTCGAGGGGCTCGGGGCTCACCTGTTTCGGTATGGGCCGAAGGGCGCTGGGATGCCACCTACCCGAACCGGCCGTGGAGACTCAATTGGCCGGGAAGGCCGTCCAGCCGGACGCCCAGTTGGTGCCGTTGGGACTGAACGCGCCCGCGTACGTAGCGGTAGTGTCGAAGCCGGCAGGCGGGGTCGCCTGGCCGTTGAGCGCCGTGTTGGCCGGGACGTAGTTCGGCGCGGTGATGCTGGTGGAGCCGAGCATCGGATCGGTGCCCACCGTGTTGTGGCGGTCTGGGTCCTCGATGGCGGCCTGCTCGTCGAAGCCGTTGTCGTCGTTGTCGGCAGCGACGGTGGTCTCGTCGGTGTAGGCGCCGTTGTTGAAGAAGAAGCTGTTCTCGATGGACAGCTGCGACGGCCACTCCATGCTCAGGTCGTTCGTGGTGGCGCGCAGGTCCACGGGCTCGCTTGCCCAATCCTGGATGATGAAGTTGCGCAGGAGGCCGCGGGTACCTTCGCGGAGCACCATGCCGCGCGCGCTACCGACCATCGTCACGTTGAAGAGGCGCGGATGGCTGCGGGGCGTGGCGGCCTCGTTGCTGCCCAGGTTGTCGGCCTCGATGCCGTTGTCGCCGATGTTCGGGAACTGATGGATGACGAGGAACTGCACGTCGCCGCGCCAGCCCAGGTCCCAGTCCAGGCCGTCGTCAAAGACGCCGCTGATGATGACGTGGTCCAGACCGGCCGTGCCGCCGAAGATCTCGATGCCGTCATCAAACGCACGATGGATCTGAACGTAGCGGATCTCGGTCCCGGAGCCGCAGCCAGCTAGCGTGAGGGCATTGTATTCGGCGTCTGGAGCCCACTCAGCCCCGGCGAATTCGATGCGCACGTACTCGAGGTGACCGCAGCTGCTCGCATCGTCGTCACCACCATACAAGCCGCGCGGGTCGTTGGGCGGTATGCTCTCGAACAATCCTTCGGGTACACCTGCGTTGTCGATGCCGGAGTTGATGGTCGCGCTGCCTAGCAACGCCACGCCGCCCCAATCGCCCGTGGCACGCTCGCCAACCGACCTGCCCGAGGAGAACACGATGGGCTGTGCAGCCGTACCCACCGCGTGGAGCTCCGAACCACGCGTCACGATGAGAATACCCTGCGGAGACTGCGTCGAGTCC from Sandaracinaceae bacterium carries:
- a CDS encoding sugar phosphorylase — protein: MSPEPLDAARFRERALPRLRLLYADRARAVLDDLLRRMDAHPRRPPHGSGARYSQADVVLITYADSIRRAGEAPLRTLARFLEEQLAGAVNTVHFLPFCPSSSDGGFSVIDYKAVAPAHGSWDDIARIGAQHDLMMDLVLNHCSSESAWFQAFVRGEGTGHDFFHTLPADTDVSQVVRPRTHPLLQPFETARGTQHVWATFSRDQPDLDYGNPAVLLAMVDVLLTYIERGARIVRLDAVAFLWKRLGTPCIHLDETHDVVKLMRDICDMVAPDVILLTETNVPNDENLSYFGAGDEAHMVYQFSLPPLLLHALYAGDASALTAWAASLRTPPPGCTFFNFTASHDGIGLRPVEGLLDERELERLVAGMQRNGGLVSFRAVDAGNQRPYELNVGLFDALRSSAKGRDRLQVQRFLAAQTAMIGLRGIPGVYIHSLTATPNDYEGYDKTKHPRDINRHRWDEAALLARLRQPRGYGARVFREHRRRLALRRWQAAFHPDASMEVLQLGPALFAFERLSLDGTQRILALHNVTPEEQRVPIAQRALSRLPRRSLDLLSGVDIDRSVTELLLEPYQCMWLAGAGS